The Corvus moneduloides isolate bCorMon1 chromosome 1, bCorMon1.pri, whole genome shotgun sequence nucleotide sequence GGATGCTGGTAACCTCTACCACCACAGCTGCATTTTCCTTGATCTCCTCTGCCCCTCGGATGCAAGGATCTCATCCTGGGTCTTGCAAGGGATGGCCAGTCACTCGTGTTCCTTCCTCATTTGCATTCTGTACCACAGCTCTGGCACATGTTTTTTGTCCTCATGCAGCTGGTGTGTGCTGACTCGTGCCTGGTATATTTACTAAGAAAGTAACGTGCAATTTGGGTCATATGAATTTCATTATCCTTGAACAGGTGAGTTACACATCACCAACACCTAACTCCTCTGCAGCCTATGAATATGCCTTCGACTACTCAGAACTACACATCATCTGTCATCCTGAAAGTGTTCCAGCATTTGCATCTACCTTATTTCCAGTGCTGTACTCCCTACTGTTTGTGACAGGCTTGATGGGAAATGCTTTGGTTGTTTGGATTCTGACAGTCTGCATGAAAATCAAGACCATGACTGACGTATATCTGCTGAATCTGACAGTCTCCGACCTCCTCTTGGTATTGTCCCTGCCTTTCTTGGTTCAGTACTCCATCATGAGCCAGTGGATTTTTGGAAATGCACTGTGTAAAATCATCAGCTCAATTTACTTCATTGGTTTCTACAGCAATGTCTTCTTCATAACCATCATGAGCATCGACAGGTACTTGGCCATAGTCCACTCTCTCCATGTTCAAGGGATTCGGACAACTGCCCTTGGAGTTATCACCAGTCTGGCCGTTTGGGCAGTTGCCATTTTAGCATCAATGACAGacttaatatttttcaaggaaGTGAATGACAATAACCAGATTAAGTGCCTCCGTCACTACCCTGATGGCAACAATGCCTGGAAGACTTTCAGTAATTTTGAAGTCAACATCCTGGGGTGGCTAATCCCTGTTGGTGTCCTCATTTTCTGCTACCACAGCATCTTGAAATACCTGCAGAAGTGCCATACCAAGAGCAAGTACAAAGCAATAAAACTGGTTTTTATTGTTGTCATTGTGTTCTTCCTCTCCTGGACCCCCGTCAACATTGTACTTTTTTTGGACTCTCTGAGGAACATGTCCATCATCAACGACTGCCAGACAGGCCAAAGGCTAGACCTAGCCATGGAGCTGACTGAGGCACTCTCCTTGGTCCATTGCTGCCTCAACCCAGTCATCTACGCTTTTGTGGGTGAGAAGTTCAAGAAGCATCTCCGTGAAGCTTTCAAGAAATCTGCATGTTTTCTGTCGAACTGCAAAGACTACAGGGCTTTCAGTGGGCACAGCCTGGACAGGCACTCCTCTCTGCACACAAAGTCCTCACAGTTGTCTTCTGTTGGTACTGTCTTGTAGAACTACAAGTCCAAAACTATCCTCCTGGACAGGTGACCTAAAGTTGAGAAATCCTCATCTGGGCATCCACAGCCATGGACTGTTTGAACAACATTTTTGGACATGAAAAGTGGAAGCAGCTGCTTGATTTTGCTTTTATCATGGTTGCTTTTGGTGTACTCACTATTTAGAGTCTTTTGTTAGCACCATCCTCCCTTTCCCTCAGCACATCCTGCCTTGCTTGCTTTGTGAAATTACCAGCAGACTCCCACACTGCCTGAGCAGCATGGAGAGGTACCTTAGAAACATACCTTCCCCCCTTCAGACCCAGTACTGAAAAGAACCGTTTATGTTTCCAAACCCTGGACACTTGGCCACTCCTTCCCTCACCTCAGCAGAGTGTGTTGGCTTTGTGAGCAGGGATAGGACTCGCTGTAGGAGTGGCAACCTGCACTTTGGAGGGAAATGGTGCCCAAGTTTAAGATGTCATACCAGGGCCTGGCTCCCAGTTGACAGATCTGAACAACACTTCCAGCCCCAAAAGTGCTTAGTGAGTGAGTAACTGGATAAGTAACCAAGAAATAAGTGCTGTCCATGTGTTTTGGTGAAAGCAACGTGGATTAATATCTAGGTATGGTCCTGATTCCCTGTCTGCTACCAGGGCCTGCAGCTTCTTGGCTGGAAGGGTTTGAAGCTGTAGCTTAGAAATGATGCTGTGGGTGTCAAGGAAAAACACCTGCAGGAATGAATGAGTGCTGTAGGAATGGATGGAGAAATTGTTACCAGGAAAAAggctgaagagtggaaaaaacagTGGGTGTGAGCTGTCACACGTCCCCATGAGGGGACTTTTCGAACATTTTTGAACTCTTTGAACTGGCAACTGGTGTGCCAGTGTGGTCACTGCTCTTGAGCAGATGACTGGGGTTGACATTACAGTTATTGTTCCAACTTGGAATGACTGATTTTATATATGTGAATGGCTACCCATTCGTATAGATATATCTCTATGTATTATATATAGAGAGGTATGTACATATACAGGCATATCTACACTtgcatatgtgtgtatgtatacacaaatacacacacatatacccatttatatacatatatacacttTTATGTGTACAAATGTTGTTAGATAAATGCAATGAAGCTTTTCGTTCTGTTCTATCTGTCCCTACAAGATATCATCGTATTTTAAGTTTTATAATAAAGATGCTGTGTGCAGTGTAATTGCACAATCTTTACACTTGAGAAACCTGTTTCATCATTATTTGTGTCAGCATCTGCATTTTATTCTGTCCTGGGCAGATCTATGAAGCTGATAATCCCTCcagctgcctcttccctgcctcctcttcagttcagctgctgcctgggtcCCAGCAGCAGGGTCACAACCTGGCACAGCAGTACAGTTTCTACCTTTCAGGTGTCTTATTGCCAGCCAGGCTTTTTTTGGATATGCAAACCCTCAGGTGCTCTAGAAGGGGATTCACAAAAATTCAGGACAAAGCCAAAGGGTGGTGGGCAAGAGGATGGCACCAACTCTCTCCCCTGCAGATTCACAGCATGAACCCTCCAGATCACAATTCACTCAGCTGAAGCACAAGAGATGGGAATGATTTCTGCAGCCTCACAGCCTCATCCTGCACCCATTGTGTGAGTGCTTTGGGACAGG carries:
- the LOC116442773 gene encoding C-C chemokine receptor type 8-like, which produces MEQNLTYLLGSGGSEDMLVSYTSPTPNSSAAYEYAFDYSELHIICHPESVPAFASTLFPVLYSLLFVTGLMGNALVVWILTVCMKIKTMTDVYLLNLTVSDLLLVLSLPFLVQYSIMSQWIFGNALCKIISSIYFIGFYSNVFFITIMSIDRYLAIVHSLHVQGIRTTALGVITSLAVWAVAILASMTDLIFFKEVNDNNQIKCLRHYPDGNNAWKTFSNFEVNILGWLIPVGVLIFCYHSILKYLQKCHTKSKYKAIKLVFIVVIVFFLSWTPVNIVLFLDSLRNMSIINDCQTGQRLDLAMELTEALSLVHCCLNPVIYAFVGEKFKKHLREAFKKSACFLSNCKDYRAFSGHSLDRHSSLHTKSSQLSSVGTVL